In Brachyspira pilosicoli, the genomic window TTCATACTATATCTACTAAAAAAAATAGTGATATTAATTATTTTAAAACATTATTTGTATTATTAAAAAATTGTATAGATTATTATAAACAAGATTATAAATATATGCCTTATCTTATAAAAAATTTCTTTGAGTTATCAAATAGAGCTATAGAAAAATTTGCAGATAAAAATCTTGCTTTAAATACATTTGTATACGAACTTAAATTATTAGACTTAGATGAAAGTTATTTTATTAATGAAATAGAGTATTTAAAATATAAGGATGTAATATCTGATTATTCTATATTAGTTTCTAAAGATTATGCTTATCAAGTGTAAATTTATTATTTAATTTTTTTATTTGACAAATATAGGTTTTGTGTTATAGTTTAACTAACTGACTAAGTTAGTCAGTAAAATAAATTGTATGTAATAAAATGAACACTAATATACCAGAAGAAAAAAAAGAAGCTATTATAAACACATCAATCGAAGAGTTTGCAAAGCATGAATATAAACATGCTATTTTAGAAAATATTGCGAGTAATGCCAATATATCTAAATCTTTGCTTTTATATCATTTTAAGACTAAGAAAAAATTGTATGAATATGTTTATAATTATGTATATGAATATATAGAGAAAATAATTGCAGATTCTAACTTTTACAAGATAAAAGATTTTTTTGAGCTTATGGAATATTCTTTTTATAAAAAGTTAGAAATGATGGAGAGGCATAAATCTATATTTGATTTTTTAATACAGGGATATTTTGATGAGAGTGAAGATGTAAAAGAAATAGTTAATAATTATAAAAATAAAAAGCAAATTGATATAAATAGTTATTTTAAAAATATTGATAAAAGTAAGTTTAGAGATGATGTTGATATAGAAGATATTATAGAAATGATAACATACACATCGGAAGGTTATTTGCAAAGCAGAAAGAAAATGACTAAAAAAATAGATAAAGAAGATATGATAAAGCAGTATTCTAAGTGGATGAGGATGTTTAAGCAGATTTCATACAAGAAAAAATATTTATAAGGCATAAGGAGGATTATTTATGTCTATAATAAAAATAGATAATATTAGTAAAGATTATGGAAGCGGCAGGGGAGTATTTGATTTGTTTTTTGAAGTGAATAGAGGTGAAATATTTGGAATGCTTGGCCCTAATGGAGCAGGTAAGACAACAACTATAAGGCAGCTGATGGGGTTTATAAAGTCTGATAAAGGCAGTGCTAAAATATTAGATATGGACTGTTTTATTAACAGAGCAAATATACAATCAAAGCTTGGATATTTGCCTGGAGAAATTGCTTTTATGGATGAGATGAAGGGGAGTGATTTTATAAAATTTATTGCTGAAATGAAATCAATAAAAAATAAAAATAGAATTAAAGAGCTTATAGATTTGTTTGAACTTGATGCGAATAGAAAAATAAATAAAATGTCTAAAGGTACAAAACAGAAAATAGGTATAGTATGTGCTTTTATGAATGAGCCTGAGGTTGTTATATTAGATGAGCCTACAAGCGGACTTGACCCTTTGATGCAAAAAAAGTTTATTGAATTGATTTTAGAAGAGAAGAGAAAAGGCACTACTATTTTTATGTCATCTCATATATTTGAAGAAGTTGAAAAAACATGTGATAGAACTGCTATATTAAAAGACGGCAAACTCATAGCAATAGAAAATATGGAAGAATTAAAATCTAAAAAGAATAAAAATTTTGAAGTGGTTTTTAAAACAAATGAAGAAGCGTTAAATTTCAAAAATAAAATTAGTTTTAAATCTGAATTGAATAATAATACTATAAAAGTTGTTATTGCTAATAATGAAGTTAATAGCTTTATAAAAGAACTTAGCAATTATGATGTATTGGATATTAATTCTTCAAGTCAGAGTTTGGAGGAGTTATTTTTGCATTTTTATAATAAGTGATGGTTTTGTATATACTGAAACAAATATATTTTGTTGTAGAAGTTTTTTTCTTCAACTTTTTCCCGCCGCAAAAAGAACTAAAAAATGCAAGGATAGAATTAGTACTAAACCATACTGAAATTGTTTTACATGTAATATAAATTATCAGTGTAAGCTCAAATACAGCCTTTTTGCTTCTTTGTGGCAACAAAAGAAGTGGGGTACGGGGCAAAGCCCCGGATATAAAAGCAAAATATAATGTTATTTTTGACAAAATATAGTTGTTTAGATATATACTAAAATAGTTAATTATATAACATATAATACATTGTTTTTATAATTTAAAAATTAAAGTAATTTTTATTAGCAATAATAAGTTTATCAATAATAGGAGTTTTTATGTTTAATTTAGTTTTATTAAAAAAAGAATTAAAATCGAATTTTAAAATATTATTAATATTTGCTTTAGTATTAACTATGTATGGAGCAATTATAGTTTCTAT contains:
- a CDS encoding TetR/AcrR family transcriptional regulator, with product MNTNIPEEKKEAIINTSIEEFAKHEYKHAILENIASNANISKSLLLYHFKTKKKLYEYVYNYVYEYIEKIIADSNFYKIKDFFELMEYSFYKKLEMMERHKSIFDFLIQGYFDESEDVKEIVNNYKNKKQIDINSYFKNIDKSKFRDDVDIEDIIEMITYTSEGYLQSRKKMTKKIDKEDMIKQYSKWMRMFKQISYKKKYL
- a CDS encoding ABC transporter ATP-binding protein, translated to MSIIKIDNISKDYGSGRGVFDLFFEVNRGEIFGMLGPNGAGKTTTIRQLMGFIKSDKGSAKILDMDCFINRANIQSKLGYLPGEIAFMDEMKGSDFIKFIAEMKSIKNKNRIKELIDLFELDANRKINKMSKGTKQKIGIVCAFMNEPEVVILDEPTSGLDPLMQKKFIELILEEKRKGTTIFMSSHIFEEVEKTCDRTAILKDGKLIAIENMEELKSKKNKNFEVVFKTNEEALNFKNKISFKSELNNNTIKVVIANNEVNSFIKELSNYDVLDINSSSQSLEELFLHFYNK